The following proteins come from a genomic window of Iamia sp. SCSIO 61187:
- a CDS encoding molybdenum cofactor biosynthesis protein B, translated as MFSAKVVTVSDGVVDGVREDRSGAALEERLTAAGFDVVDRMVTPDGVAEVADALRRATAGFAGLVVTTGGTGFGPRDLTPEGTRRVVEREAPGLAEAMRLVSPLGRLSRGVAGTVGHALVLNTPGSPSGSVECLDAVLDVIPHALDLMAGHRPH; from the coding sequence ATGTTCTCCGCCAAGGTCGTGACCGTGTCCGACGGCGTCGTCGACGGGGTGCGCGAGGACCGCTCCGGCGCCGCCCTCGAGGAGCGGCTCACCGCCGCCGGCTTCGACGTCGTCGACCGGATGGTCACCCCCGACGGGGTGGCCGAGGTGGCCGACGCCCTCCGCCGGGCCACCGCCGGCTTCGCCGGCCTGGTCGTCACCACCGGCGGCACCGGCTTCGGCCCCCGCGACCTCACCCCCGAGGGCACCCGTCGGGTCGTCGAGCGCGAGGCCCCCGGGCTGGCCGAGGCCATGCGCCTCGTGAGCCCGCTCGGCCGCCTGTCGCGGGGCGTCGCCGGCACCGTGGGCCACGCCCTCGTGCTCAACACGCCCGGCTCGCCCTCGGGATCGGTCGAGTGCCTGGATGCCGTCCTGGACGTCATCCCCCACGCCCTCGACCTCATGGCGGGCCACCGACCCCACTGA
- a CDS encoding AraC family transcriptional regulator: protein MERDPRGLGGAWAEHQSLSFPDPPPDLAPWVERLWAVSWSYNAPYRQVLLPHAQVHLTFPSDTVPTITGAATRARQRVLDGDGAVVGVAFRPGVVRPLVGRSVSSLTDLSIPAADVLGPGLPSDPDPDEVVALLRRVLPAPDPVGLWCAEVVDRIHADTDLRRVGDLAASVGTSVRQLQRRFAEHVGVGPKWIIRRRRLHEVTERLAAGERVDWAGLAAELGYADQAHLTRDVTSLFGEPPTAHAARY from the coding sequence GTGGAGCGCGACCCCCGTGGCCTGGGCGGTGCCTGGGCCGAGCACCAGAGCCTGTCGTTCCCGGACCCGCCCCCCGACCTGGCGCCGTGGGTCGAGCGGCTCTGGGCCGTGTCGTGGTCGTACAACGCCCCCTACCGCCAGGTGCTCCTCCCCCACGCCCAGGTCCACCTGACGTTCCCGTCCGACACCGTCCCGACGATCACCGGCGCCGCCACGCGCGCCCGGCAACGCGTCCTCGACGGCGACGGCGCGGTGGTGGGCGTGGCCTTCCGACCCGGTGTGGTCCGCCCCCTCGTGGGTCGCTCGGTGTCGAGCCTGACCGACCTCTCGATCCCCGCCGCCGACGTGCTCGGACCCGGCCTGCCGTCGGACCCCGACCCGGACGAGGTCGTCGCCCTCCTCCGCCGGGTGCTCCCCGCTCCCGACCCCGTCGGGCTGTGGTGCGCCGAGGTCGTGGACCGCATCCACGCCGACACGGACCTCCGACGGGTGGGCGACCTGGCGGCCTCGGTCGGGACCTCGGTCCGCCAGCTCCAGCGACGCTTCGCCGAGCACGTCGGCGTCGGGCCCAAGTGGATCATCCGGCGCCGCCGCCTCCACGAGGTGACCGAGCGGCTCGCCGCCGGCGAGCGGGTCGACTGGGCCGGGCTGGCCGCCGAGCTGGGCTACGCCGACCAGGCCCACCTCACCCGCGACGTCACCTCGCTGTTCGGTGAGCCGCCGACCGCCCACGCCGCCCGGTACTGA
- the ribD gene encoding bifunctional diaminohydroxyphosphoribosylaminopyrimidine deaminase/5-amino-6-(5-phosphoribosylamino)uracil reductase RibD, whose protein sequence is MPQTTDEQRMAMAIELGASVRTSTAPNPWVGALVVSADGSVHTGATEPPGGRHAEIVALDAARAAGGEAKTRGAVVYATLEPCAHTGRTGPCAEALVQAGVRRVVVGVSDPDPLVAGAGLALLRDAGVAVEIGCRATEVAEQLEPYLHHRRTGRPWVILKLAATLDGRTAAADGSSQWITGTEARTDAHRLRAESQAIIVGAGTVATDDPSLTTRLVEGPDPHRVVLGRAPEGARVHPCTEWTAADGDLDDLLERLGEDGVLQALVEGGATVAGAFHRAGLVDEYVTYLAPALSGGEDGPGLFRGPGAATVADIWRGELTSVRAVGTDIRVDLRPAVTAGGPR, encoded by the coding sequence GTGCCCCAGACGACCGACGAGCAGCGCATGGCGATGGCCATCGAGCTCGGCGCGTCCGTCCGGACCTCCACCGCCCCCAACCCGTGGGTCGGCGCCCTCGTCGTGTCGGCCGACGGCTCGGTCCACACCGGGGCCACCGAGCCGCCCGGCGGGCGCCACGCCGAGATCGTCGCCCTCGACGCCGCCCGGGCCGCCGGGGGCGAGGCCAAGACCCGGGGGGCCGTCGTCTACGCCACCCTCGAGCCCTGCGCCCACACCGGCCGCACCGGGCCGTGCGCCGAGGCCCTGGTGCAGGCGGGGGTGCGTCGGGTCGTGGTGGGCGTGTCCGACCCCGACCCGCTGGTCGCCGGGGCCGGGCTGGCCCTCCTCCGCGACGCCGGCGTCGCCGTCGAGATCGGGTGCCGGGCCACCGAGGTCGCCGAGCAGCTCGAGCCCTACCTGCACCACCGGCGCACCGGCCGACCGTGGGTGATCCTCAAGCTGGCGGCCACGCTCGACGGCCGCACGGCGGCCGCCGACGGCAGCTCGCAGTGGATCACCGGCACCGAGGCCCGGACCGACGCCCACCGCCTCCGCGCCGAGAGCCAGGCGATCATCGTCGGCGCGGGCACGGTGGCGACCGACGACCCGTCGCTCACGACCCGCCTGGTCGAGGGGCCCGACCCCCACCGCGTGGTACTCGGGCGGGCCCCCGAGGGGGCCAGGGTCCACCCCTGCACCGAGTGGACGGCCGCCGACGGCGACCTCGACGACCTGCTGGAGCGGCTGGGGGAGGACGGCGTCCTCCAGGCGCTGGTCGAGGGCGGGGCCACCGTGGCCGGCGCCTTCCACCGGGCCGGCCTCGTCGACGAGTACGTCACCTACCTCGCTCCGGCGCTCAGCGGGGGCGAGGACGGGCCCGGGCTGTTCCGGGGCCCCGGTGCCGCCACCGTCGCCGACATCTGGCGGGGCGAGCTCACCTCGGTCCGCGCCGTCGGGACCGACATCCGGGTCGACCTCCGACCCGCCGTCACCGCAGGAGGCCCGCGCTGA
- a CDS encoding phosphotransferase → MSPPEPRFAGADAATWCREHLGAEVATVLWSEESSGLVVAVDLADGRAVVVKVRPGEQAARVAESRAVQAALADAGFPVPRPVGALHPWGSAVAGAEVRVDGGAPIDARTAEGRATTARLLRELVVAATEVAPARVALHEPWGIALPAAALWPDPPHDPRFDLTLAGGEWIDDLAVGLRRRLVRAAAGAPRVVGHVDWRAEHIHVDATGRVLAVFDWDALVRAPEAVLVGQAAAGFTVVWGTPDPHPTIAEGRAFLAAYGEARGAALTAAERELADAAHGYVVAYGARCEHSDQVTGLATPGTGWRRLLRARETADLR, encoded by the coding sequence TTGAGCCCGCCCGAGCCCCGGTTCGCGGGGGCCGACGCGGCGACCTGGTGCCGGGAGCACCTCGGGGCCGAGGTGGCCACCGTCCTCTGGTCCGAGGAGAGCTCGGGGCTGGTGGTCGCCGTCGACCTGGCCGACGGCCGGGCCGTGGTCGTCAAGGTGCGGCCCGGCGAGCAGGCCGCCCGCGTCGCCGAGTCCCGGGCGGTGCAGGCGGCGCTGGCCGACGCCGGCTTCCCCGTGCCCCGCCCGGTGGGGGCGCTGCACCCGTGGGGATCGGCCGTCGCCGGGGCCGAGGTCCGCGTCGACGGCGGTGCGCCGATCGATGCCCGCACCGCCGAGGGGCGGGCGACGACGGCCCGGCTGCTGCGGGAGCTGGTCGTGGCCGCCACCGAGGTGGCCCCGGCCCGCGTCGCCCTCCACGAGCCGTGGGGGATCGCCCTCCCGGCCGCCGCCCTGTGGCCCGACCCGCCCCACGACCCCCGGTTCGACCTCACCCTCGCGGGAGGGGAGTGGATCGACGACCTGGCCGTGGGGCTCCGGCGCCGGTTGGTGCGGGCGGCCGCCGGCGCCCCCCGGGTCGTGGGCCACGTCGACTGGCGGGCCGAGCACATCCACGTCGACGCCACCGGCCGGGTCCTCGCCGTGTTCGACTGGGACGCCCTCGTCCGGGCGCCCGAGGCGGTCCTCGTCGGGCAGGCCGCCGCCGGGTTCACCGTGGTCTGGGGCACCCCCGACCCCCACCCGACGATCGCCGAGGGCCGGGCCTTCCTGGCCGCGTACGGCGAGGCCCGGGGGGCGGCGCTCACCGCCGCCGAGCGGGAGCTGGCCGACGCCGCCCACGGATACGTCGTCGCCTACGGCGCCCGCTGCGAGCACAGCGACCAGGTCACCGGGCTCGCCACCCCGGGCACCGGCTGGCGACGGCTGCTCCGCGCCCGGGAGACGGCGGACCTGCGGTGA
- a CDS encoding transcription antitermination factor NusB gives MTDWDGPRAPDDVHLERASGAARRKAKKVRKARAEQAAARGASAAAGGDRRPARRGPPRDASGDAGSDERPPDARRVAVEALVRIEEGGAFANLALGPALERSTLDARDRGLATELVYGTTRMRRACDWLVDRFVTGDRPLDARTRSALRLGAYQLVILGMPPHAAVTTAVSAAPKRSRGLVNAVLRKVAAEHDEHGRCFPDPATALSYPDWIVERLTEDLGPERALAALEAMNASATVTVRDDGYTQDLASQWVAELVDAGPGDRVLDLCAAPGGKATALAGTGADVVAADVRPGRVGLIAGNAARTGTSDRVHPVVADGRSTPFPAAAFDRVLVDAPCSGLGVLHRRADARWRMVPESIDRLARLQVDLVRAAADLVRPGGLLVVSVCTLTARETTGVDTVVAEVRPDLEPLPPPGDPWVPWGRGALLLPQAEGTDGMALHRYRLPG, from the coding sequence ATGACGGACTGGGACGGACCCCGCGCTCCCGACGACGTGCACCTCGAGCGGGCCAGCGGGGCCGCCCGGCGCAAGGCCAAGAAGGTGCGCAAGGCCCGGGCCGAGCAGGCCGCCGCCCGGGGGGCCTCGGCCGCCGCGGGCGGAGACCGCCGTCCGGCCCGGCGGGGCCCGCCCCGGGACGCCTCGGGCGACGCCGGCTCCGACGAGCGACCGCCCGACGCCCGCCGGGTCGCGGTCGAGGCCCTGGTGCGGATCGAGGAGGGCGGGGCCTTCGCCAACCTCGCCCTCGGCCCGGCTCTGGAGCGCTCGACGCTCGACGCCCGCGACCGGGGCCTGGCCACCGAGCTGGTCTACGGCACGACCCGGATGCGCCGGGCCTGCGACTGGCTCGTCGATCGCTTCGTCACCGGCGACCGCCCCCTCGACGCCCGGACCCGCAGCGCCCTCCGCCTCGGCGCCTACCAGCTGGTGATCCTGGGCATGCCCCCGCACGCCGCCGTCACCACCGCGGTCAGCGCCGCGCCCAAGCGGTCCCGCGGCCTCGTCAACGCCGTCCTGCGCAAGGTCGCGGCCGAGCACGACGAGCACGGCCGCTGCTTCCCCGACCCGGCCACCGCCCTCAGCTACCCGGACTGGATCGTCGAGCGGCTGACCGAGGACCTGGGCCCCGAGCGGGCCCTGGCGGCGCTGGAGGCCATGAACGCCTCGGCCACCGTGACGGTCCGCGACGACGGCTACACCCAGGACCTGGCGTCGCAGTGGGTCGCCGAGCTGGTGGACGCCGGCCCGGGTGACCGGGTGCTCGACCTCTGCGCCGCCCCCGGTGGCAAGGCCACCGCCCTGGCCGGCACCGGGGCCGACGTGGTCGCGGCCGACGTCCGCCCCGGGCGGGTCGGCCTCATCGCCGGCAACGCGGCGCGCACGGGCACGTCCGACCGCGTCCACCCCGTCGTCGCCGACGGCCGGTCGACCCCGTTCCCGGCGGCGGCGTTCGACCGGGTCCTCGTCGACGCACCCTGCTCGGGGCTCGGCGTCCTCCACCGGCGGGCCGACGCCCGCTGGCGCATGGTGCCCGAGTCGATCGACCGGCTGGCCCGGCTCCAGGTCGACCTGGTGCGGGCGGCCGCCGACCTGGTGCGCCCCGGTGGTCTCCTCGTGGTGTCCGTGTGCACGCTGACCGCCCGCGAGACCACCGGGGTCGACACCGTCGTCGCCGAGGTCCGGCCCGACCTGGAGCCCCTCCCGCCCCCGGGCGACCCGTGGGTGCCGTGGGGGAGGGGGGCGCTGCTCCTGCCGCAGGCCGAGGGCACCGACGGCATGGCCCTCCACCGCTACCGCCTGCCCGGTTGA
- a CDS encoding DUF4214 domain-containing protein — protein sequence MPPEAARPSSSASSATPAAPTGAALASGPCDVDGDGYDDVVTGAWFWDKSPTSNIGATYVILGGPEIDGSSLADPAEAGAVRIDGPATAGAVTGFAVGCVGDVNGDHLDDIAISHYSAQRTYVLFGAVDFTGLALDSMGDRGFTVHGGPASGNVGFSLAPVGDLDADGLDDFAVAEVAADTRGRTNNGRVWVVAGRDDIGDVDLDAPADGDVVMTVDGALSQERLGTIAPAGDVDGDGIDDLVLGAYTSTSWGPDVAVPGAAYVVFGETVGEIDAAALGDDGFTIVGPTRQRDRLGISVAGAGDVDGDGRDDLLIGADGVSNATTGPRAGGAAVVFGSDRSAPVYTDPSAATGQSVFTCADAGPVTDPAACTTPARRGYWIDGAAAADSAGYSVAGIGDVDGDEIPDLVLGAWGHDPVDPQAPEGPLLTGAGATYVVFGDPAAVTVPLASLVGDGGYRLDGSAAGDRFGRQVGALGDVDGNGAADLAVGADFAARPDAQMGEVTVALMGPLASAVTVDGPASAAVGDEVTFTATVTKRAGAETEVAAGTVAFTAGGAPVEGCEGVAVIAGQAACTTVFTGAMSGEVRAAYSGTATLQPGAAAIPFAVAAPRTADEAWVLATHEDLLGRAPADPELAAAVARLGAGTSRATVARELSTTREWIEVSIRRFYLDTLDREPDAAGLAFWVGEVQGRRRTLAAVAARFYSSTEYHRNAGGTDADWVADVYEKVLGRSPSPGDLVFWVDQARARGRTWVATRIDASIESRRARVQLLYTALLDREADPDGLAFWADRIRTSGDLALAVHLVVSAEYAERALVRFP from the coding sequence ATGCCACCGGAGGCGGCCCGGCCGAGCTCCTCCGCTTCGTCGGCGACCCCAGCAGCGCCCACCGGTGCCGCGCTCGCCAGCGGCCCGTGCGACGTCGACGGGGACGGCTACGACGACGTCGTCACGGGCGCCTGGTTCTGGGACAAGTCCCCGACGAGCAACATCGGGGCCACCTACGTGATCCTCGGCGGGCCCGAGATCGACGGCTCCTCGCTGGCCGACCCGGCCGAGGCCGGCGCCGTGCGCATCGACGGTCCGGCCACGGCCGGCGCCGTCACCGGCTTCGCGGTCGGGTGCGTCGGCGACGTCAACGGCGACCACCTCGACGACATCGCCATCAGCCACTACTCCGCCCAGCGCACCTACGTGCTGTTCGGCGCCGTGGACTTCACCGGCCTCGCCCTCGACTCGATGGGCGACCGCGGCTTCACCGTCCACGGCGGGCCCGCCAGCGGGAACGTCGGCTTCTCCCTCGCCCCCGTCGGCGACCTCGACGCCGATGGGCTGGACGACTTCGCCGTCGCCGAGGTCGCGGCCGACACCCGGGGCCGCACCAACAACGGCCGGGTGTGGGTCGTGGCCGGGCGCGACGACATCGGCGACGTCGACCTCGACGCGCCGGCCGACGGCGACGTCGTGATGACCGTCGACGGCGCTCTCAGCCAGGAGCGCCTCGGGACCATCGCCCCGGCCGGAGACGTCGACGGTGACGGCATCGACGACCTCGTCCTCGGCGCCTACACCTCCACCTCGTGGGGCCCGGACGTGGCCGTGCCCGGCGCCGCCTACGTGGTCTTCGGCGAGACCGTCGGGGAGATCGACGCCGCCGCCCTGGGCGACGACGGCTTCACCATCGTGGGCCCGACCCGCCAGCGCGACCGACTGGGCATCTCGGTGGCCGGCGCCGGCGACGTCGACGGCGACGGTCGGGACGACCTGCTGATCGGGGCCGACGGCGTCTCCAACGCCACGACCGGACCCCGGGCCGGCGGCGCCGCCGTCGTCTTCGGGTCCGACCGCTCCGCCCCCGTCTACACCGACCCGTCGGCCGCGACGGGCCAGTCGGTGTTCACCTGCGCCGACGCCGGCCCCGTCACCGACCCCGCGGCCTGCACCACGCCGGCCCGCCGCGGCTACTGGATCGACGGGGCGGCGGCGGCGGACTCCGCCGGCTACTCGGTCGCCGGCATCGGCGACGTCGACGGCGACGAGATCCCCGACCTCGTACTCGGCGCCTGGGGCCACGACCCGGTCGACCCCCAGGCGCCCGAGGGCCCGCTCCTCACGGGTGCCGGCGCGACCTACGTCGTCTTCGGCGACCCGGCCGCGGTCACCGTGCCCCTGGCGTCGCTCGTCGGGGACGGCGGCTACCGGCTCGATGGCAGCGCCGCCGGCGACCGCTTCGGCCGCCAGGTCGGCGCCCTGGGCGACGTCGACGGCAACGGCGCCGCCGACCTCGCCGTCGGGGCGGACTTCGCGGCCCGCCCCGACGCTCAGATGGGCGAGGTGACCGTGGCCCTCATGGGCCCGCTGGCGTCGGCCGTGACGGTCGACGGGCCCGCCTCGGCCGCGGTCGGCGACGAGGTCACCTTCACCGCCACGGTCACCAAGCGGGCCGGCGCCGAGACCGAGGTCGCCGCCGGCACCGTGGCCTTCACCGCCGGCGGTGCCCCCGTCGAGGGGTGCGAGGGCGTCGCCGTGATCGCCGGCCAGGCCGCGTGCACGACCGTCTTCACCGGCGCCATGAGCGGGGAGGTGCGGGCCGCCTACTCCGGCACCGCGACCCTCCAGCCCGGCGCCGCCGCCATCCCGTTCGCGGTCGCCGCCCCCCGGACCGCCGACGAGGCCTGGGTCCTGGCCACCCACGAGGACCTCCTCGGGAGGGCCCCCGCCGACCCGGAGCTGGCCGCCGCCGTGGCCCGCCTCGGCGCCGGGACCTCCCGGGCCACGGTGGCCCGCGAGCTGTCGACGACGCGGGAGTGGATCGAGGTCTCGATCCGCCGCTTCTACCTCGACACCCTCGACCGCGAGCCCGACGCCGCCGGCCTGGCCTTCTGGGTCGGCGAGGTCCAGGGCCGGCGCCGGACCCTGGCCGCGGTGGCCGCCCGGTTCTACTCCTCGACCGAGTACCACCGGAACGCCGGAGGGACCGACGCCGATTGGGTGGCCGACGTGTACGAGAAGGTGCTCGGGCGCAGCCCGAGCCCGGGCGACCTCGTGTTCTGGGTCGATCAGGCCCGGGCCAGGGGCCGGACCTGGGTGGCCACCCGCATCGACGCCTCGATCGAGTCCCGCCGGGCGCGGGTCCAGCTCCTCTACACCGCGCTGCTCGACCGGGAGGCCGACCCCGACGGCCTCGCCTTCTGGGCCGACCGCATCCGCACCTCCGGCGACCTGGCCCTCGCCGTCCACCTCGTCGTCTCCGCCGAGTACGCCGAGCGCGCCCTGGTCCGGTTCCCGTGA
- a CDS encoding TIGR03086 family metal-binding protein, whose protein sequence is MDDARPSPETLVPAAAATFTAIVEGIGDDQLDAATPCADYDVAALVGHLLHWGPSLVGAGRKEVVPPPEGDEVPAEGSWRAGLEAHVAALTAAWSAPGAWEGTTRMGGPMEMPAATVGGIVLAELVVHGWDLARATGQQPSWPDPLLEVAHAELSAMAEVGRRMGAFGPEVAVAEDAPVLDRLLGVAGRDPAWTP, encoded by the coding sequence ATGGACGACGCCCGACCCAGCCCCGAGACCCTCGTCCCCGCCGCCGCGGCCACCTTCACCGCCATCGTCGAGGGCATCGGCGACGACCAGCTCGACGCGGCCACGCCGTGCGCCGACTACGACGTGGCCGCGCTCGTCGGCCACCTCCTCCACTGGGGCCCGTCGCTGGTCGGCGCCGGGCGCAAGGAGGTCGTGCCGCCGCCGGAGGGCGACGAGGTCCCCGCCGAGGGCTCGTGGCGGGCCGGGCTGGAGGCCCACGTCGCCGCCCTGACGGCGGCCTGGTCCGCCCCTGGGGCGTGGGAGGGGACCACCCGGATGGGCGGACCGATGGAGATGCCGGCGGCGACCGTCGGCGGCATCGTGCTGGCCGAGCTGGTGGTGCACGGCTGGGACCTGGCCCGGGCGACGGGCCAGCAGCCGAGCTGGCCCGACCCGCTGCTCGAGGTCGCCCACGCCGAGCTGTCCGCCATGGCCGAGGTGGGCCGGCGGATGGGCGCCTTCGGCCCCGAGGTCGCCGTCGCCGAGGACGCCCCGGTCCTCGACCGTCTGCTCGGCGTCGCCGGCCGGGACCCCGCCTGGACCCCCTGA
- a CDS encoding bifunctional 3,4-dihydroxy-2-butanone-4-phosphate synthase/GTP cyclohydrolase II, with protein sequence MTDTPFTSTDPTRHPDGAGAGFARIDEAIAAIGRGEIVVVVDDEDRENEGDLIMAAEAVTPEKIAFFLKHSSGVICAPVTPERAAELDLRPMVEQNTESMRTAFTVTIDYRHDTSTGISAHDRAKTIASLVDPATRPGDLARPGHIFPLVGREGGVLKRAGHTEAAIDLARLAGLAPAGVLCEIVDEDKMDMARVPELARFAEEHGLLFISIADLIRYRRRTEKLVRRVAEARIPTRWGDFTSYVFESVLDGEQHVAMVKGSVNGADDVLVRVHSECLTGDVFGSMRCDCGVQLDAAMEMIAAEGKGVIVYLRGHEGRGIGIGHKIRAYTLQDEGRDTVDANTDLGLPVDSREYGIGAQILNELGVTTMRVITNNPAKYGGLEGFGLDITARVPSIVAPNAENIAYLRTKRDRMGHLLEGLDEVAEGAAPTPPASLPSPLAGSPAQLDTASGEEG encoded by the coding sequence GTGACCGACACCCCCTTCACGTCCACCGACCCCACCCGCCACCCTGACGGGGCCGGCGCCGGCTTCGCCCGGATCGACGAGGCCATCGCCGCCATCGGGCGGGGCGAGATCGTGGTCGTCGTCGACGACGAGGACCGCGAGAACGAGGGCGACCTCATCATGGCGGCCGAGGCCGTCACCCCCGAGAAGATCGCCTTCTTCCTGAAGCACAGCTCGGGGGTCATCTGCGCACCGGTCACCCCCGAGCGGGCGGCCGAGCTCGACCTGCGGCCCATGGTGGAGCAGAACACCGAGAGCATGCGGACGGCCTTCACCGTCACCATCGACTACCGCCACGACACCAGCACCGGCATCTCGGCCCACGACCGGGCCAAGACCATCGCCTCGCTCGTCGACCCGGCGACCCGGCCGGGGGACCTGGCCCGACCCGGCCACATCTTCCCGCTCGTGGGGCGCGAGGGCGGCGTGCTCAAGCGGGCCGGCCACACCGAGGCGGCCATCGACCTGGCCCGCCTCGCCGGGCTGGCCCCCGCCGGGGTCCTCTGCGAGATCGTCGACGAGGACAAGATGGACATGGCCCGGGTGCCGGAGCTGGCGCGCTTCGCCGAGGAGCACGGCCTCCTCTTCATCTCCATCGCCGACCTGATCCGCTACCGGCGCCGCACCGAGAAGCTGGTGCGCCGGGTGGCGGAGGCCCGCATCCCCACCCGCTGGGGTGACTTCACCAGCTACGTGTTCGAGTCCGTCCTCGACGGTGAGCAGCACGTCGCCATGGTCAAGGGCTCGGTCAACGGCGCCGACGACGTCCTCGTCCGGGTGCACAGCGAGTGCCTCACCGGCGACGTGTTCGGGTCGATGCGCTGCGACTGCGGGGTGCAGCTCGACGCGGCCATGGAGATGATCGCCGCCGAGGGCAAGGGCGTCATCGTCTACCTGCGCGGCCACGAGGGCCGCGGCATCGGCATCGGGCACAAGATCCGCGCCTACACCCTCCAGGACGAGGGCCGCGACACCGTCGACGCCAACACCGACCTCGGCCTGCCCGTCGACAGCCGCGAGTACGGCATCGGTGCCCAGATCCTGAACGAGCTGGGCGTCACGACCATGCGGGTCATCACCAACAACCCGGCCAAGTACGGCGGCCTCGAGGGCTTCGGCCTCGACATCACCGCCCGGGTGCCGTCGATCGTCGCCCCCAACGCCGAGAACATCGCCTACCTGCGGACCAAGCGCGACCGCATGGGCCACCTGCTCGAGGGGCTCGACGAGGTCGCCGAGGGGGCGGCCCCGACCCCTCCGGCGAGCCTCCCCTCGCCACTCGCAGGCTCGCCGGCGCAGCTCGACACCGCCAGCGGCGAGGAGGGCTGA
- the ribH gene encoding 6,7-dimethyl-8-ribityllumazine synthase encodes MAGDAVSDRRVQPALDGAGVRVAVVAGRFNDAITFRLLDGVTRGLEALGAPEPIVEWVPGAFEIPLAAKAFAESGSVDAVIGLGCVIRGATTHYEAVAGECAAGILRAGLATGVPIIFGVLTTEDMDQALERSEGPGGHNVGEEGAHTAVEMVRLLERIAG; translated from the coding sequence ATGGCCGGCGACGCCGTCTCGGACCGGCGGGTCCAGCCCGCCCTCGACGGCGCCGGCGTGCGGGTCGCGGTCGTGGCCGGCCGCTTCAACGACGCCATCACCTTCCGGCTGCTCGACGGGGTCACCCGGGGCCTGGAGGCCCTCGGGGCCCCCGAGCCGATCGTCGAGTGGGTGCCGGGCGCGTTCGAGATCCCCCTGGCCGCCAAGGCGTTCGCCGAGTCGGGCTCGGTCGACGCCGTGATCGGCCTGGGCTGCGTGATCCGGGGGGCGACGACCCACTACGAGGCGGTGGCGGGGGAGTGCGCCGCCGGCATCCTCCGGGCCGGCCTGGCCACCGGGGTGCCGATCATCTTCGGCGTCCTCACCACCGAGGACATGGACCAGGCGCTGGAGCGCTCCGAGGGCCCCGGGGGCCACAACGTCGGCGAGGAGGGCGCCCACACCGCCGTCGAGATGGTCCGCCTCCTGGAGCGGATCGCCGGGTAG
- a CDS encoding riboflavin synthase translates to MFTGIVEEMGTIVSVAGPRLRVAADLVTSDAAIGDSIAVDGTCLTVVTLGDGWWEADVVDETFARTTLGRLGAGDRVNLERPVRAADRLGGHVVQGHVDGVGTVVTAAPDLRVRVPDALRRYVVHKGSIAIDGVSLTVAAVHDDGLSVALIPHTIAVTTLGVRRPGDGVNLEVDVTAKHVERLVAHYLAHPAEAAALVEDAS, encoded by the coding sequence ATGTTCACCGGCATCGTGGAGGAGATGGGCACGATCGTGTCCGTGGCCGGACCCCGCCTGCGGGTGGCCGCCGACCTGGTCACCTCCGACGCCGCCATCGGCGACTCCATCGCCGTCGACGGGACCTGCCTCACCGTCGTCACCCTCGGCGACGGGTGGTGGGAGGCCGACGTGGTCGACGAGACCTTCGCCCGCACCACCCTCGGCCGTCTCGGCGCGGGCGACCGGGTGAACCTCGAGCGCCCGGTCCGCGCCGCCGACCGGCTGGGCGGCCACGTCGTCCAGGGCCACGTCGACGGTGTGGGGACCGTGGTGACGGCCGCCCCCGACCTGCGCGTCCGCGTCCCCGACGCCCTGCGCCGCTACGTGGTGCACAAGGGCTCGATCGCCATCGACGGCGTGAGCCTCACCGTCGCCGCCGTGCACGACGACGGCCTCAGCGTCGCCCTGATCCCCCACACCATCGCCGTGACCACCCTCGGCGTCCGCCGCCCCGGCGACGGCGTCAACCTCGAGGTCGACGTGACCGCCAAGCACGTCGAGCGCCTCGTCGCCCACTACCTGGCCCACCCCGCCGAGGCTGCCGCCCTGGTCGAGGACGCCTCGTGA